TCGCGTTCTTGGCAGACGGCAGCGTGAGTTGGGAAACGATGGCAGCGTCCTACGAAAACTCCGTCGCAGTCTTAACTTCAAAATTTCCACTCATAGGTTCGTTTTTCTCGCTGATAGTCGCTATAACTGCCTTCATTCTCTGTTATGCTTCCGCTAATACGGGCATCATAGGTGTCTCGAGACTCACGGCCAGCATGGGTAAGTTTAGACTCATGCCTAGGTGGCTGTATCATATACACCCGGTGTTTAGAACGCCCACAAGGACGCTACTCATTTTCGGTGGTATAGGCGCTATAATAGCGTTGGTAGGAGACATTCCCTTTGTGGTCAGCCTATACAACTTTGGCGGACTCCTAAGTTATACTATTCTAATGGCAAGTTTCATAAGACTTCGGATAATTGACCGTGATGTCTACCGTCCTTGGAAAGCACCCTTAAACCTCAACCTCAAGATTAAGGATAAGGTTGTCGAACTGCCATTAATAGGGCTGATAGGACTGCCTGTAACATTTCTTTTATGGTTGCTTGTGATAATCTTGCATCCGCATGGAAGGCTGTTTGGCTTTATTTGGATTACCATAGGACTGGCGTTGTATGCGTTCTACCGCAAATCTCACAAACTTCCGTTGATAAGCGAAGAGGAAGGTTCATGGGTTATGCCATCATCCTATGTCATGGAGATAACGGTTTTAGTGGACCCGATGGAGGATTACGATGCAATCAAAAAGGCAGTACAACGCTCGTACGACAAAAGATATCGACTAAGACTCTTGAGCGTTATAAACCACATCGCGGAAAAAGAACCACATCTTAAGGAATTTCAGGTATCCGTGTTGAGCGACCTTGAAAAGTTAGCAAACGAACTCAGGAGAGAAGGGTACGATGTAACTTACGACGTGTTTGTTGGCAACCTCGAAGAAGCGATCAAACGAGAGATTTCTGTTTTTAATGTAGATTTCATAACGTACATAAAGCACTCTGTTAAAGAAACGTTGACGGGTAAACATCGTGAAGAAATCGTGAACAGACTGTCACAAGAATATCCTGGGCGAATTATGCTATTAAGAAGGATAGAGTAACAACTGGACAGGCTAGTAAGAGCACACTTTAGGCTCGAAGAAGAATCGCAGCCTGTGCTAAAATTGTCAATACGTGTATTAATCGTTGTTGATGGTCAGATCATCAGAAAAAGGACTTAAAGCGTTGTTGCAAAAATATTGAACAGAATAGGGGATGTGCCTCTATCCGAATGGACCAAGGCTATCAGAGAGCAAAAAGCACGACCAGGATGAAAGTTCATGGTAATGATAAACATAACAACCTTCGAGATAGCTATTTACGTGCTGTCTTTTACAATTACAGCAGGTGCGCAACATTGAGGTATTCGTGTTCTTTACGTTTAGAGCCCTCATATACCGGTTAAATGCAAGAATTGATATACCTAACGAGCGAGGCCGGTACTGGTCGTGTTCATCGACCCGGCAAGCAACGCCTCAATGATTATTTGCGTTTAATTTTCTTCTTTTATTTTTTAGCGTTTTGTACTCGTCCGATCTAATTGCTCTACATATCTCACAGACCATGTCATTTATGGACTCCTTTGAAGGATTGTTTTTCATTAGGGTGTTAGTTATGCGACTTATTAACTCACGAACAGTAGGATTCGTTCTCAATTTCCTTATCATTCTAGAACCGCGCTTCGCAGACAAGTACTGACTTATAGCTGATCTTGTAGTCCCAATAATCTTCGCTACCTCCGTTTGTGATAACGCATACTTCTTAATGAGCTCTTTAGCTATAAGCGCACGTATGGATGGCATCACATCGAGGACAATTTTCTCGCACGGCGACCTCAATTTTAACTCTTCAGTTAATTAACTTAAGAAGATTAATATAAATTTAGTCTTTAACTGGAGGTATGGCAAATTTTTCGACCAATTCTTCGTAGAGCTCCAAAACCGTCTCTACATCATAAATTCCAGAACCCGGCGCGACTTGGACTACAGTAACCCCATCTTTAAGGAAAGTTATTGTGATGTCTTTCTTGTATTCGAACGTTATTCCTAACTTTGTCCTTTTCTTTGGAAGTATGCTGTGTTGTGAAAGTAGGCGCTCAACAGAATCCAAATCGATCTTTGATGTGGTTGTTACCATGAATACGCCTCGACCGTCCCTTCCACAGACCCCGCTTACGACCTTCTCTTTAAGCGGCCTTAAGGCAACCTTGCCGCTTCCACATACAGGACAATCGGGCAACTTAGCGATATTGACAAAATCAAAGGACATCTTGTCAACGTCGATGTAAAGTAGGCGGTTTTTTAATAGCGGGTTCTTGTTAAGCAAAACCCTTATCGCTTCCGACAGCTGTGCACCGGATACCATGTCTATCAAAGGAGGGAAGACACCCACGGTAGCACATTTGGGAAGATCCTCGTCCTGAAGACCAGAATAAAAGCATTCGAGACAAGCCGTTTCGTTAGGTAAGATCGTGGAAACCACTCCAACGGTTTCTATTGCAGCAGCGAATATATACGGAATCTTAAGCTTCACGATCGCTCTATTTATTATGTACCGTGCTTCAACACTGTCAAGACCGTCGATTACTAAGTCAATACCTTCCAGCAAACTTTCAACGTTTTTTGAGGATATGTTAGCCGCTACGGCATCGACTTTCACGCCAGGATTTAAAGAGTTTATCCTTTCCTCTAAGACTTCGACCTTAGGCATGCCAACAAAATCTTCCCCGTAAAACCTCTGCCTATGTAAATCCGATAAAGATACCACGTCTCTATCCACTATTCTAATGTAGCCTACGCCCATGGCCGCCAGCGTGATGGCAGCAGGCGAACCCAGCCCACCAGCTCCCATTATACAAACTCTGCTGGACCTCAGCTTCGTCTGACCAGCGTAACCGATATAATTGAGTACAAGTTGTCTCGAATATCTCTCCAACTCTTTATCGGTAAGTTCTTCTAACTTCACAGATGATGATAACGACGTTAACTATATATAAACGCATCGCCAAATTAATGATGATGGCTTCAAAACAGTATTTAGTCGTGGATGCCCGCTTCAAGTCTTGTCCCGGTCCTTTGATAAGCCTTATCGAAGCGGTCAAGAAAGCCAAACCTGGTCAAGTAATAAAATTACTTACAACCGATCCAACTTCGCCTAGAGATGTCAAGGAGTGGGCTAAGAGCACAACGCATAAGCTTTTAGAGATAAAAGAAAAAGAAAACGTTTATGAAATATATGTAGAAGTAGCGGATGATGGACTTGGCTAGCGACGTTTATGTAGGTATAAGAGAATTATTGGAGGCGCACGGAAGACCTGCCAGAGAAGTTTACCTAGATTCTGAAAATTCGGGCATGATTTTTCCTGAAGCTTTGAAGGCGATGGTCGACGCATACGAAGATCATTTTGCTGGTCATCCGTCCATTACTCATAGACGTGGTTGGGAATCCTACGAGGCGCTGTACAAAACATCTTCGACCATAGCTAAATTCATAAACTGTGAACCTGACGAGCTAGCTTTCACACATAGCGGTACAGAAGCAAACAACTTAGCGATACTCGGATTGAATAAAGAAAGCGAAAGAAAAAAGATAATAGTTTCAGCGATAGAGCACTTAAGCGTAATCTTTCCTGCAGAACAACTCGAGAAGCAAGGTTACCGAGTAATCAAGGTGCCAGTAGATCGGGAAGGTTTTGTGAATTTGGAATTTCTAATAAACAACGTAGACAAGGACACATTACTCGTGAGCGTTGGAGCGGTAAACCACGAAATAGGAACGATACAGGATTTGAGGGCTATCGTAGAGTCGGTTAAGGATAAGGATGAAAATATAATATTTCATACGGATGCTTGCGACGCCCTCGGAAGGATAAGCTTAGACGTTAAGAAGCTGAACGTGGACATGGCATCTTTCAGTAGCCATAAGGTATGCGGTCCTAAGGGTGCCGGAGCATTGTACATAAGAGATGGTGTCAAGATAGAACCGATTATACACGGTCAGCTGAGTACGCAGAAATTATGGCCGGGATTAGAAAACGTACCAGCCATAGCTGGGTTTGGGAAAGCTGTCGAATTATTTGCTTCAAACTTCGATTTGTACGTAAATCATATGAAGGAGCTTAGGGACCTGCTCATCCAAGGCATTTTGTCAAATGTAGAGCATACGCTTCTGAACGGTCCTTTAGGGAACAAACGATCACCCGATAACGTTAACGTAAGCGTACTATACTGCGAGGGTGAAGCGTTGACCGTAGATCTTAGCCTTAATGGCATTTATGTATCTAGCGGAAGCGCATGCACCAGTCGTATTCTACAACCCAGCCACGTATTGCTCGCGATAGGAAGGGAGTTTCATGAGGCGCATGGAAGCATTTTGATGAAGGTGGCCCCCCTCCACTCTCATGAGGATGTGCGTTATGTAGTGGAGAACGTCCCCCGCGTAGTACAAAGGTTAAGGTCTATAAGTCCTCTAAAACCTAAGGAGGTTGGATAAGGATGTCCGATAGAATTCCCCTACCCTACACACCAAAAGTGCTTGAGCTTTTCAAAAACCCGAAAAATCTAGGAAAAATGGAGGACGCGAATGCCTCAGCGGTTGCAGGAAGTCTTGCATGTGGAGACATGATCGCTATATACCTCAAGATAGATGAAGATACGCAAACTATACTCAACGCCACCTTCGAGAGTTATGGGTGTGCAGCCAACATAGCCGCATCGAGCATACTAACGGAGATGCTTAAGAATAAGAAGCTTGAGGATGCGTGGAAAATCTCGTGGAAGGACATATCGAACGAGCTTGGAGGGCTACCGGCCGTCAAGTACCATTGTGGTGTGATGGCAGTGGGCGCCTTCAGAAGGGCTGTCAGAGAGTACTTCAAGAATAAGAAAAAGCCGGAATGGATTCCGGAGGAGTTGACGGCGGAAGAGAGACACGTCGTCGAAGAGGAAAAGCTTGTCGAGATACTATCTAAACGGATATCGTCCGGCTCTTTGCCGCCAACTTGCTAAAAATCGTACTAACCCATTAATTTTTGTGAAAGGTACGCGAAGCTAAAGAACGCCCTGATCACCATAAATATAATTATAATAATGATAATGAATAATGGCGCCGCGGGTCGGATTCGAACCGACGACCAACGGGTTAACAGCCTCAGCCCCCTTATATGAGGTCCGCTGCTCTACCGAGCTGAGCTACCGCGGCTTAATCGTTAGAATGTTATTAGGACGCTTTAAATTTTTAGTCAACTCTCTTAACCTAAGGACAGTGAAATATGCCTGGACTTATGATAGCTCTCAAGATTCTTTCTCCTATTAAGGGCTGCTCTTATAAATCCCAGATATGCCGCCTCAGGTCTGCCTGGCCTCGAGATAAATTCCGCATGGTATTGAGTTGCTATAAAGTATGGGTGATCTGGTAACTCGATGACCTCGACTCTTCGTCCATCTTCAGACATACCTGAAAAGACCATGCCCGCACGTGTTAGTATGTCCCAATATGCCGGATTGACCTCGTATCTATGGCGGTGCCTCTGACGTGTTACTTTAGAGTTGTAGAGCTTGTACGCTAACGTACCGGGTTTTATGATTATATCAAACGCCCCGAGCCTCATCGTGCCTCCCAAGTTTTCAAGGTTACGTTGCTCTGGCAAAAGATCTATGACTGGATGCGGTGTATCTGCTGATACCTCTGTACTGTTAGCACCATCAAGACCGCAAACATTCCTTGCGTACTCGACGACTGAAAGCTGCATGCCAAAGCATATTCCGAGGAATGGTATGCCATTTTCTCTAGAATATCTGATTGCGTTTATCTTGCCCTCGACACCCCTCTGACCGAATCCGCCTGGTACAAGTATGCCATCATACCGGCTAAGTAAGTTGACCTTTTCAGGGTACGCTTCGAACTCTTCCGCGTCTACCCAGTCTATAATTGCCTTTACACCTGCATAGGCGGCGGCGTGTATTAGTGCTTCCCTCACACTAACGTAAGAATCTATAAGCTTAGTGTACTTGCCGCATACGGCAATCCTAACCTCTTCTCTAGCGTTTTTCATAGAAGCAACTATATCGCTCCACTCCTTCAGCTTTGGTTGTCGCCAGTTAAGGTTAAGCCTACTGGTTATAAAAACACCCATGCCCTGCTCTTCCAATATCAATGGCACCTCGTACACGTATTCCACGTCGTAAGAGCAAAAAACAGCACTTTCCGGAAGTGTTCCAAATAAAGCGATCTTACTTCTCGTCGCTCTATCTATCGGTTTCTCACATCTTGCTACTATGGCATCTGGTTGTATGCCTATTCTGCGGAGTTCGTTTACGCTATGTTGTAGGGCCTTTGTTTTGAACTCCTCGGTCGCCTTCAGTATGGGTACAAGAGCTACATGAATAAAGAGCGTGTTTTCAAACCCCTCTTCAAGACGCATCTGCCTCGCTGCCTCTAAGAATGGTTGTCCTTCTATATCGCCCGCCGTACCGCCTATCTCTACTATGGCTATATCGACATCGTCTCCTTCTGCTGCCAGCCTTATTCTGCGTTTAATCTCGTCAGTTATATGGGGAACTATTTGGACACATTTACCTAAATAGTCTCCACGCCTTTCTTTGGTGATGACCTCTAAGTAAACCTGTCCAGTCGTGATGTTATTGCGTCTGGAAAGGGTGATGTCTAGGAACCGCTCGTACCATCCTATATCCAGGTCAGTTTCACCACCATCATCAGTAACAAAGACTTCACCGTGAGCATACGGGTTCATTGTACCGCTATCGACGTTTAGATAGGGATCTATCTTGATGGCCGTTACCCTGTAACCTCTGGCCTGTAAGATCCTACCGACAGAGGCCGCAACTATGCCCTTACCAACTGACGAGACTACGCCGCCTGTTACGAAGATATACTTCGGCACAAGAATGATGTTTCCGAGTTTAATATAAACGTTTGTAAAAGGTCGACAGCCACTTTATGAACGTCGCTGACTACGGAGATCCTTTTGGCCAAAAAAGCTTAATAGTTAGGCACTACCTAACATTTGTCGTGCCCAAGAATCTTAGCAGGGTTGAATCCTGTTATCTCAAGCGCATATACGTCTCAACGATCGAGGAGGGAAGACAGATTACAAGCGGTGACCTCGCTAAGATATTCAACGTCAAAATACCTTCGGCAATAGATGTTTTGAATAAATTAGAGAAGAAAATTTACATTAAGAAAGAAAAGTACGGATACATCACGCTGACCCAAGCAGGTTATAAGGTTGCTGTCGAATTACTGCATGCCCATAGGGTCTTTGAAGTTTTTCTTGTTAATAATCTCAAAATGAAGTCCAATGAGGCATGTAGGATAGCGGACTATGTCGATCACGTCCTTGATAAGGAGGTCGTAAGTAGACTTTGCGCGTACCTCAATAGACCTATGAAGTGCTGCCACAATCGTACGATAATCCACATAGGTTGTGAGGCGAGGAGTAGATGAATATAAAACTACTATCTTTAACGTCTTTTGTGTTGTTCATGATTCTCATTCCGGCACAGCTTGCCGTTAATGCAACAACAAAGCTAAGTGTCATAGTGTCTACACCTACGCTGGTGCCGTTAGTCAAGTCTGCAGCCGGAAATTACGTAGAAGTTAGCAGTGTAGTACCATTTGAACATGAGCCGCACGAGTACCAACTCGCACCCAAAGATTTAGAAAAAATATCCAACTCGGACATGCTAATCATCACAGGACATTTCAAATGGGAGGAAGATCTTGCCTCGCTCATAGACCGCGGCAAAGTCTTGGACCTATACAAAGTTCTAGATGGAAAGCTGAAGTTGCTCAACCTCCCTGATGGTGATGTAAACTTACATGAGTGGTGGCTTTCACCATATAACGCTAAGCTTGTCATAAACGAGATAGTGTACAAATTGGCAGAAATAGACCGTTACAACGCCAAGGCTTATACGAGTCTTGCAGAAAAGTCCATAAGATCTATAGACAAGATTGTAGCTGAAGTGAATAGGACACTAGGCGAAAGGGGCCTTACGGGCGACGTCGCAATATGCTCGACACCAATCGAACAATACTTGATCGAAGAGTTTGGCTTACGTTGCTCGCTCATCCTAACAGAAGAAGAGTTAGTCGGCGTAAAGCCATTAATGCTTGAAAAGGCAAGGATGTCGCTCGCCGAAAACTCTCCCAAAGTACTCGTGTTAGCCGACATTAGCGAAGGTACTGCCGTAGCGGATGCTGTAAAGAAGCTTGCCGATGAGACTAACACACATCTTCTGAGGTTCTCTATAATCTCAAAAGATGACTGGGATTACGATGCGCTCCTAGCATACAACGCAGGTTTGATTACCAACATGCCCTATACACCTAAAGCGAGCTTTGGAACGGATGAGATCACGAGCATTTTGATCTCGATATTATCCGTCGTTGTAGTAATAGAGGCAATAATCATACTAAGGTTAAGGATGAGGAGACCATGAACTCCGTTGAGGCTTTTAGCTTGACCGTTAGGCTGAATGGCTTCGAGGCTTTAAGCAACGTCACACTATCTTTGAATCATCCGACGTTTACGGCAATAATAGGGCCTAACGGTGCCGGTAAGACTACGTTACTCAAAACGATACTCGGGCTACTAAAACCACAGAGCGGAAGCATCAGGGTAATGGGGTTAGATCCGACAAGAGAGTCAAAAAAAGTTAGGCTGATGATTGGCTACGTTCCGCAAAGGGATAGGGTATCCTTCTTCGTACCTATAAAGGTCAAGGATGTGGTCATGATGTCAAGGCTGGTATGGAAAAGGCCGCCAAGGTGGATAACGGATCACGATGTGGTCGCCGTAAAGGAGGCTCTAAGGATCGTAGGGATCGAGGGTTTGTCGGATAGAAGGTTTGATGAGCTTAGCAGCGGACAGCAACAAAAGGTCCTTATAGCCAGGGCCATAGTTTCTGATCCCAAGCTACTGTTGCTTGATGAACCCTTCAACGGTGTTGACCTAACGAGTCAGCATGAGATAATGAATCTCATAAAAACTCTAAAAGAGAGCGGGGTCTCTATAATAATGGTCACACACGACGTGAGCGACGTCATCAACCTTATCGACAACCTGGTTCTACTATACAGAAGTGTTATAGCATCGGGGAAACCAGAAGACGTTCTGAAGGAGGAGGTCTTAAAAAAAGTATACGGCAACAGAATCAGCATTTACTCTAAAGAACCTTGTTTAATGTTCGTGCCGAGAGATTCACATGGTTGACCTATTATCGCCTTTTTTGATAAAGTCTTACGTCGCCGTCCTACTCATGTCAGCTACATCCATAATCGGCTCTATCTCTGTGCTAAGGGGCGTTGCCTACATGCCTGCCGAAGCAGCTCACGCCGCGTTGGGCGGCGCAGCCCTAGGAATCCTGCTTGGTCATGTAGCCAACCTAACGATAGACCCATACGTAGTCGCAACACTCTTCGCTAGCACCACGACGCTTTTTGCTGGTTATGTTGGGAGAAAAGGAGGTCCGGAGGCAATTGCGGCCGCGCTTGCCGGTGCATTAACGCTCGGTGTTTCCGTTTATGCATTCGTGAGACACGTTTTGCCTGCAAAGCTTAGAGTCGTTTTGGACGGTTATCTCGTGGGCGATATCCTTCTGCTAGGAGACTCGGATATAGTCACGTTATCGATTCTGACTGTAGTATGCATGATCATATTTGCCATGTTTTACAACGAGATAATCTACGTGTGCTTCGACCCCGAAGGTGCCGAGGCCATGGGCGTGAACGTTTCATTCTATGATTTTATGATTTTCTTCTTGATAGGCCTAGCCGGTAGCGTAGCCACGAAGGTCGTAGGCACGCTCGTTGTTTATGCTCTCGTGATAGCGCCGGCCATAACTGCAAAAGAGCTATCGAGGAGCATCAACGGTGCACTAACCCTTACCGCGACTATCACGTTATTAGCTGGTTATGGTGGTTTAATGTTTTCCGTTATGTTCGACATACCGAGTAGCGGTTCCATAGCGATACTTGCGAGCGCTATTTATGTCGGCACTATGCTAGCCAAGAGACTGGCTCCAAGGCGGTGAAGGTATAATTACGGCTTTATTTACGAAAGATAAGGAGGAACGGGCCGGTAGCGTAGCGGAAGCGCGCCCGCCTCGCACGCGGGAGGTCGCGGGTTCGAGTCCCGCCCGGTCCAATAGTCAGCTCCCTACGTTCTTTTTAGAGACTTTTACGCCTGATGGTTCAGGGCTACTAACGTGCTAACCGTCCGTTGGAACATTTTCCGACGTTAAGTGCCTTTTAAGGACGTTGTAAAATTTTTAGGCCCTGGACATGACAGCAATTTCACCGTCGTTTCGTCATAAGTCTGAGGACGAACAGACTTCCAGGTATAAGTTTCTCACTAAATCAACCCAGACAAGAATCTCAGCGAGTTTTTAGGATTTTGTAGCTTTTAGCCCGTAGGTTTCTTGCTAACCAAGATCAGGTCTTTTTTATCTCCTATATGCCACTCTACAACATCAAAACCCATCTCGCTTATCTTCATCTCAACGTCTTCCCAATCCTCTGAGTGTGAAGGCACCTTTACCGTTTCGATACACTCTGCACGCCCCCTCAGTTCTGCATCTTTGAGATACTCGTCTACGCTCGCTACGGGTCTTGGTAATTGGAGCACCTTCAGCTCCAACTTATCAACATGGTCAAACTCTATAATGTGCGCGCTTTTCTTTTGAGCCATCAGTAAAAAAATACATTGTAGTGCTTTAATATATCTTTTTTTCTTATACAAAAATAAAAAAGAGGAGGTATTATGTTCGGTGGCTATTTAGCCGTTTGTCTATTTGACGATAAGCTAGTTCGTGAAACTCCAGGAATAAATTAAATTTGTTGTTTTTAATATAAGTTCATGAGTTAACGTTGTCAACGTCAAGCGCTTTTATTTGTATTACTAACTTTATACTTAGCGGTAAAGGTTACGTAACGAGCTTACAAGCGATGGCACGTCTTGCTTGAGTGAGAGGACGAACGGCATACTCTCCTGTTTTGCCAGCGTTATGGCCAGCTCGTCCACATCCTCAGGCTTCGTAGGCCCGTGGATTACTATCATCCTCGGCTTTATCGGATATATCTTCACGGCAATTAGTGGCGAACGACCTCTGCTAACACCTACGAAGACCAGTGCCCTCATTGAGTTCGCGCCGAACAACCTCAAGAAGTCGCTTGCATCCATGATCTTTATTGCATTTAAGCTGTCCACGACGGTATACCCATATATCGGCTGGTCTTGGTTCTCCATACCGGCCAAGATTACCCCCTCTACAGCTTCGGTAACTTCTTTAACAGATTTTGCCTCAGGAAACTCCGCGATGTCTAAGATAACACTACTTAGGTCCTTAGCTACCGCTGTGAACTTCTTTATATGAGCTCCACCCCTCTTGGAATCTATCTCTATTAATGCCGTGACGAACTTTCTAAGGAAGATGGTTCCTGGTGATTTTCTTCGATTATTTTCATAGTCGTTTAAAACCGATGGTGCTATGCCCATATGCCTAGCCAGCTCACTTTGACTAAGCTCGAACAGAAGCCTCCATTTCTTCATAACGTCTCCGGGAGTTTTGGAGAGTATTATTTCACCGGCTATCTTGTTCATTAAGGCTTCTTCTGCTGCTCCATACGCGTCAGTAGAACTACCCATTTTCGTATTATGGTTCTATAACCTAATATTAATATTATAGCCTAAAATTAAGGCAATGTAGGATGGGAAAGAAAAGCACACGAGTGAAGAAGGTTAAACCACCTGTAGCGATAGAAGTCTCAGACATTTTAAACCTAGCTAGGCTAGCCATGAGTAGGGTTGACGTTCAGCCATTGTTCTGGCACTTCAAGTGGAAAAATCAACCGATACTAGGTTACCTTTCATCCATACCGTATTGGTACGGAAACTTGCCAATCTTTGCGTACACAAAACTCAACTATGAATT
The window above is part of the Aigarchaeota archaeon genome. Proteins encoded here:
- a CDS encoding APC family permease, whose translation is MSGERSKAITLKRDIGWLGSFAIGYGDVGANIFLALGVVFLYAAGAAPFAFLIAAVVYVLIGLTYAELSSVYPYAGGSQVFALKGFNSLLGFMAGWALLLDYLICVSLFSLAAAGYLKFLVPELYAVSLRGPFNLNISSLGLVAALLVLSLLFINYIGIKYSANFITALVVFGLIVETIILSLGFALTFNLETLLHQLSIFGTPNVLQEVEYFFSNSIQLNNFIYGITVAMASFIGIESISQAAEETRKPYRWIPRATKLTVLAVLLSVLLFAFLADGSVSWETMAASYENSVAVLTSKFPLIGSFFSLIVAITAFILCYASANTGIIGVSRLTASMGKFRLMPRWLYHIHPVFRTPTRTLLIFGGIGAIIALVGDIPFVVSLYNFGGLLSYTILMASFIRLRIIDRDVYRPWKAPLNLNLKIKDKVVELPLIGLIGLPVTFLLWLLVIILHPHGRLFGFIWITIGLALYAFYRKSHKLPLISEEEGSWVMPSSYVMEITVLVDPMEDYDAIKKAVQRSYDKRYRLRLLSVINHIAEKEPHLKEFQVSVLSDLEKLANELRREGYDVTYDVFVGNLEEAIKREISVFNVDFITYIKHSVKETLTGKHREEIVNRLSQEYPGRIMLLRRIE
- a CDS encoding helix-turn-helix domain-containing protein, with translation MPSIRALIAKELIKKYALSQTEVAKIIGTTRSAISQYLSAKRGSRMIRKLRTNPTVRELISRITNTLMKNNPSKESINDMVCEICRAIRSDEYKTLKNKRRKLNANNH
- a CDS encoding HesA/MoeB/ThiF family protein, giving the protein MKLEELTDKELERYSRQLVLNYIGYAGQTKLRSSRVCIMGAGGLGSPAAITLAAMGVGYIRIVDRDVVSLSDLHRQRFYGEDFVGMPKVEVLEERINSLNPGVKVDAVAANISSKNVESLLEGIDLVIDGLDSVEARYIINRAIVKLKIPYIFAAAIETVGVVSTILPNETACLECFYSGLQDEDLPKCATVGVFPPLIDMVSGAQLSEAIRVLLNKNPLLKNRLLYIDVDKMSFDFVNIAKLPDCPVCGSGKVALRPLKEKVVSGVCGRDGRGVFMVTTTSKIDLDSVERLLSQHSILPKKRTKLGITFEYKKDITITFLKDGVTVVQVAPGSGIYDVETVLELYEELVEKFAIPPVKD
- a CDS encoding sulfurtransferase TusA family protein — encoded protein: MMMASKQYLVVDARFKSCPGPLISLIEAVKKAKPGQVIKLLTTDPTSPRDVKEWAKSTTHKLLEIKEKENVYEIYVEVADDGLG
- a CDS encoding cysteine desulfurase translates to MDLASDVYVGIRELLEAHGRPAREVYLDSENSGMIFPEALKAMVDAYEDHFAGHPSITHRRGWESYEALYKTSSTIAKFINCEPDELAFTHSGTEANNLAILGLNKESERKKIIVSAIEHLSVIFPAEQLEKQGYRVIKVPVDREGFVNLEFLINNVDKDTLLVSVGAVNHEIGTIQDLRAIVESVKDKDENIIFHTDACDALGRISLDVKKLNVDMASFSSHKVCGPKGAGALYIRDGVKIEPIIHGQLSTQKLWPGLENVPAIAGFGKAVELFASNFDLYVNHMKELRDLLIQGILSNVEHTLLNGPLGNKRSPDNVNVSVLYCEGEALTVDLSLNGIYVSSGSACTSRILQPSHVLLAIGREFHEAHGSILMKVAPLHSHEDVRYVVENVPRVVQRLRSISPLKPKEVG
- a CDS encoding iron-sulfur cluster assembly scaffold protein, with amino-acid sequence MSDRIPLPYTPKVLELFKNPKNLGKMEDANASAVAGSLACGDMIAIYLKIDEDTQTILNATFESYGCAANIAASSILTEMLKNKKLEDAWKISWKDISNELGGLPAVKYHCGVMAVGAFRRAVREYFKNKKKPEWIPEELTAEERHVVEEEKLVEILSKRISSGSLPPTC
- a CDS encoding CTP synthase is translated as MPKYIFVTGGVVSSVGKGIVAASVGRILQARGYRVTAIKIDPYLNVDSGTMNPYAHGEVFVTDDGGETDLDIGWYERFLDITLSRRNNITTGQVYLEVITKERRGDYLGKCVQIVPHITDEIKRRIRLAAEGDDVDIAIVEIGGTAGDIEGQPFLEAARQMRLEEGFENTLFIHVALVPILKATEEFKTKALQHSVNELRRIGIQPDAIVARCEKPIDRATRSKIALFGTLPESAVFCSYDVEYVYEVPLILEEQGMGVFITSRLNLNWRQPKLKEWSDIVASMKNAREEVRIAVCGKYTKLIDSYVSVREALIHAAAYAGVKAIIDWVDAEEFEAYPEKVNLLSRYDGILVPGGFGQRGVEGKINAIRYSRENGIPFLGICFGMQLSVVEYARNVCGLDGANSTEVSADTPHPVIDLLPEQRNLENLGGTMRLGAFDIIIKPGTLAYKLYNSKVTRQRHRHRYEVNPAYWDILTRAGMVFSGMSEDGRRVEVIELPDHPYFIATQYHAEFISRPGRPEAAYLGFIRAALNRRKNLESYHKSRHISLSLG
- a CDS encoding metal-dependent transcriptional regulator: MNVADYGDPFGQKSLIVRHYLTFVVPKNLSRVESCYLKRIYVSTIEEGRQITSGDLAKIFNVKIPSAIDVLNKLEKKIYIKKEKYGYITLTQAGYKVAVELLHAHRVFEVFLVNNLKMKSNEACRIADYVDHVLDKEVVSRLCAYLNRPMKCCHNRTIIHIGCEARSR
- a CDS encoding zinc ABC transporter substrate-binding protein, which produces MNIKLLSLTSFVLFMILIPAQLAVNATTKLSVIVSTPTLVPLVKSAAGNYVEVSSVVPFEHEPHEYQLAPKDLEKISNSDMLIITGHFKWEEDLASLIDRGKVLDLYKVLDGKLKLLNLPDGDVNLHEWWLSPYNAKLVINEIVYKLAEIDRYNAKAYTSLAEKSIRSIDKIVAEVNRTLGERGLTGDVAICSTPIEQYLIEEFGLRCSLILTEEELVGVKPLMLEKARMSLAENSPKVLVLADISEGTAVADAVKKLADETNTHLLRFSIISKDDWDYDALLAYNAGLITNMPYTPKASFGTDEITSILISILSVVVVIEAIIILRLRMRRP
- a CDS encoding metal ABC transporter ATP-binding protein, which produces MNSVEAFSLTVRLNGFEALSNVTLSLNHPTFTAIIGPNGAGKTTLLKTILGLLKPQSGSIRVMGLDPTRESKKVRLMIGYVPQRDRVSFFVPIKVKDVVMMSRLVWKRPPRWITDHDVVAVKEALRIVGIEGLSDRRFDELSSGQQQKVLIARAIVSDPKLLLLDEPFNGVDLTSQHEIMNLIKTLKESGVSIIMVTHDVSDVINLIDNLVLLYRSVIASGKPEDVLKEEVLKKVYGNRISIYSKEPCLMFVPRDSHG
- a CDS encoding metal ABC transporter permease, whose product is MVDLLSPFLIKSYVAVLLMSATSIIGSISVLRGVAYMPAEAAHAALGGAALGILLGHVANLTIDPYVVATLFASTTTLFAGYVGRKGGPEAIAAALAGALTLGVSVYAFVRHVLPAKLRVVLDGYLVGDILLLGDSDIVTLSILTVVCMIIFAMFYNEIIYVCFDPEGAEAMGVNVSFYDFMIFFLIGLAGSVATKVVGTLVVYALVIAPAITAKELSRSINGALTLTATITLLAGYGGLMFSVMFDIPSSGSIAILASAIYVGTMLAKRLAPRR